GGGGCGTCCTTCATCGTAATGGCTTGCAACACGGCCCACTATTTTTACGATCAGCTCCAGGCCTTAACTGCCGTTCCCATCCTGCACATGCCCCGCACAGCCATCGAGTGGGCCAGCAAGCACTACCCGGCTCAATCTCATCCGCGCATGGGATACATGGGTACCGAGGGCGTGCGCAACGCAGGCACCTATCGGACGCTGGCCCAGGAGGCGGGCTACGAGCTCGTGGAGCCCGAGCAGCTCATGCAAGACCGGGTCAATGCCCTGATTTACGAGGATGTCAAGACCGGCAGGCTGGACCGAGCCCGCTACGAAAGCGTGGTCCAAGAACTCCTGACCGACTACGACTGCGATGCGGTGCTCCTGGGCTGCACTGAACTCTCGGTGCTCAACGAAGCCTTCCCCCTGCCCGGTTTGCCTATCGTTGATGCCCAAGCGGCCACCGTGGAGCGCGTGGTAGAGGTAGCCAAGGTAGAGCAAGGCAAATAAGCATCAAAGAGCCATTGGGGCCCCGCTCGAAGCGTGCAAGCGCTACGAGCTGGGCCTTTTCTGTGCCTGACTGGAGCCGCGTGCCCCCTATTCGCTGGAGCCCAGCCCCTCTTCTTGCCCCTGTGCGAGCTTTTGCGAAATGACAGCCGTCACGCCGTCCGCCCGCATGGTCACACCGTACAGGGCGTCCGCAATGGACATGGTCCGCTGCTGGTGGGTGATGATGATGAGCTGGGCGTGCTCGCGCAGCTGGTTGAAGGCGTTGAGCAGGCGGGAGAGATTCACGTCGTCTAGGGCAGCCTCAACCTCGTCCATCACGTAGAAGGGACTGGGCCGGGCCGTAAAGATGGCGAAGAGGAGGGCCAGAGCCGTCAGCGAGCGCTCACCGCCCGAGAGCAGGGAGAGCTGCTTGACTTTTTTGCCAGCCGGGCTCGCTTCGACCAGCACACCGGTGGTCAGGAGGTCGTCAGGATTTTCCAGGCGCAGCCGCCCACGCCCCCCGGGGAAGAGAGTGGCGAACATCTGCTCAAAAGCGGCAGCCGTATCGTCGAAGGCCGACTTGAACACGTCCACCATGGTCTGGTCCAAATCCTTGACTAAGTTCATTAAATCGTCTCTGGACTGCACCACATCCTGCCGCTGGTCGTTCAGGTACTGGTTGCGAGTTTTCAGGGACTCATACTCCTCGGCAGCCAGCGGGTTCACCTTGCCCAGGGCCGCCAAATCCCGCTGAGCCTTGGCCAGGCGCTTGATCTGCTCCTCGCGCACATAGGGCACACTCTGGTAGCGCTGAGCCCCCTCCCGGTCCGCGTCAGTAGTCGGGTCTGCGCCCGCCTGCACTTGCGAGCTTATTTGCCCAGACTCTGTATGCTCTACGCCATCCAGTGCGTCATCCCCTGGGCCCTCAACCGCGTCCTCGTCAGTAGCCTGACCGGCCAACTCAGCACCTTCCACGGGTACCGGAGCCCCTGTCTCATCAAGCACAGGCACCAGCTGGTCCGGCCCATAGTCGCGAATGGCTTCCTCCATGGTCATGCCCAGGCTGTCGCTAATCTTCTGGGAAACCTGCCCGGCTTGCGTGGCCAAGCGCTCCCGGTCCACGTCCAGCTGGTGGACTTGGCCCTGCAAGCCTTCGACCTGAGGTTCGAGCTCGCTGCGCTGGGTGCGGAGGTCTTTGAGTTCGCTGTCGTGGCTGGTTAGCTGCGACTGTAGGCGGTCCCGCTCGCTCACGGTCTGTTCCAGACTGCGGGCAATGAGCTTGAGCAAACCCTGGGCGCTGTCTTGAATCCCCTCAACGTGCTCGATGCTAGCCTCCCGCTCGCGGTTGGCCTGGGCCTGCCGCTCCCGGCGTTCCAGGGCCTCCTGAGCCTGAGAGCGCAGGAGCTGGGCCTGACGGAGGAGTGACTGGGCCTTCTGCTGCGTGTCGTTCCAAGTAATCTGCGCACGGGTCTCAGCCGAACGAGCCTGGTCGAGCGCCTGCTCCAGACTGTGGGCCCGCTGGGTCAGCCCGTCTATGTCGATGTGCTGTGAATCCGACTCCTGGGCCTGCTGGAGGGCCTGGCGCACGTCATCCACCTTGGCCTGGTGGCTGTCTACGTCATCCTTGAGCTGGCTTATGCGCTGGCTGGCACTCTCGAGCTTGCTCTGGAGCTGCCGGGTCTGTGCCTGGGCTGCCAGCAGGGTTTTTTTGCTCTGCTCAGCTTTGATGCGAAACTCCGTCACCCCCGCCTTTGCAGTCTCGAGTGCGGAGTTGGCTTCCTGCAGCGCCTCCTGGGCCTGGTCAAGTTCGACCTGCTGGCCCTTGAGCTGGCCGTCCAAAGCCTGCGCCTGGAGCTGGGCCTTATCGCGCCGGGCCACCAGAGCTAGGTCGCTGGTGGCAGGTCCTGATCCCCCGACAGCGCCAGCCAGGGTGAACACGTCCGTCTGGCGGGTGATGGCCTGGTCCCAGGTGGCCGCCGGGCCTGCCTGCCGGGCCTGGGCCATCAGCTCTTGGGCCTGCTGACTATTCTCTACGGCCGCCGTATGAGCCAGCAGTAGGCGGGTAGATTGGAGCACACCCTGCGCCTGGTCCGAGTCTGGCGCGTCAGCACGAGCGCTGATGAGACTAGCGGCAGAACGGACCGGCTGACTAGAAGTGTTCTCCTGCGAAGATTGCGCCAGGCTGTCCCTAGCAGCTGCCTCTTCCTGGCCAAGTTCGGCTCCTGCTAAGGGTTGTAAGAGGGCCGCCTTGCCTAACTGCTCCTCGTGAGCCTTGCTCAGGGCCGTCTGCAAATCCTGGGCATCGGCCACCACCAGGGCCCCGGAGTAGTCAGCGAGCGCATGGGCTACGGCCTCCTCCCAGCCCTCCTCCACCTGGATGAAGTCAGCCAAGCGGCCCAGCAGGTGCACGCTCTGATCTTGAGCCAGCTGACCCATAGCTGTACGCGCCTGGAGGGTGTCGCTCAAGGCATCCGCCTTGGCTTGAAGGGCAATCATCTGCGAGTTGAGCTGGCGACGCTCCTCCTCCAATCGGTTGACCTCGTCGCGAGCCTGCGCCCGAGCCTGCTCAGCTGCCTCCTGGGCCTCCCGCAAGTCAGCTTCTTGGTCCGACTGGTCGTCGTCCGCCAGTTGAGTCTCTTGAGCCTGGGCCTCCTTGAGCTGTTGGGCCGTGGCTGCCTGGTTACGTTCAGCGTCTGCCAAGCGCTCCTGGGCCAGCTCAAGGGCTGACTCTTCCTTAGTGACCAGCCCCTGCAAGCTCGAGAGCTGAGCGTCCCTGCGGCGGGCCGTCTGCTGGAGCTCGGTCAAGGTCTGCCGAGCGGCCGCCAACTGCTTCTCCTGACTGGCACGCTCCTCGGTGGCCGCATCCAGAGCCAGTCGAGCCTCATCCACCAGGCCCGCCTGCGCCTGCTGCTGGGCCTCTAACTCGTCGGCACGCTTGCTCAAGAGCTCAGGGTCTGGGCCCGCATGAGTCTGCTCCATCTGGGAACGCAGGGAGCGCAGGCGCTCGTCGGCCAGGGAGCTAAGCGCCTGGTAGCGCTCCTGGAGTTGGGTCAGATCGTGCCAGGTCTGGTTAATCCGCGTCATCTGCGGGTTGGACTCCTGGCTCAGGGCCTCAACCTGCTCAATGCGCATCTTGACCTGAGCCAAGGCTCGCTGCCGATCGGTCAGCTGCCCCCTCAACTCCCCCAGCTGCTGGCGGGTAGAGTCAAGCGAGCGCTGGGCCTGGAGGGCATCGTCGGCGTAAATGCGGGCCTGGGCGTCCCTCAGGGTAACTTCTATGCCGTCGGCCCTACGAGAGACCCTCGCCTGCCTACCCAGGGGACCGAGCTGCCGGTGAATCTCGCCCAGCAGGTCGTCCAGGCGGGAGAGGTTGGTTTCCGTATTCCCCAGCTTACGCAGGGCTCGTTCCTTGCGCTTGCGGTGTTTTAAGATGCCGGCGGCCTCCTCAATGAAGGCCCGGTGACCGCTGGGGTCGGCGTGCAAAATAGCGTCGAGCCGCCCCTGGCCGACGATCACGTGCATCTGCTGGCCCAGGCCCGTGTCGGAAAGCAGCTCCTGAATGTCGAGCAGGCGGCAGGCTGACCCGTTGATGGCGTACTCGGAGCCGCCGTTGCGGAAGATGGTGCGGGTGATGGTCACTTCCGTATAGTCAATGTCGAGCACCCGATCGGTGTTGTCAATGGTCAAGCTCACCTGGGCGCGCCCGAGCGGAGGCCGGGAGGAGGTGCCAGCAAAAATCACGTCTTCCATGGAGCTGCCGCGCAGAGCTTTCGCCCCCTGCTCACCCATCACCCAAGCCAGGGCGTCGACAATATTCGACTTGCCCGAGCCATTAGGGCCCACTACGGCCGTAATACCTGGCTCAAAACGCAGGGTGGTGGCGGAGGCGAAGGATTTGAACCCCCGCAGGGTGAGCTCCTTTAAGTACATTTAGACCCTCTCAGCCTTCGGTTTCGCCAGGTCCGGGTTCGGCCGCTCTTTCAGGAGGGCCCGCGCGTCGCCAGCGGTAACGAAGGAGCCGCAGATGAGCACACCGTGCCCGTATCCCACGCCCAACTCGTCCTGGGCGTCAACCATATCCACGGCCGTCTGAATGGCGTCGGGCAGGGACTTTTCGCGGAAGACGCGCTCAGGCCCGAAGACTTTCTGGGCAATAGCCTCCAGCTCATCGGCAGGCATGACCCGCTCCCGCCAGGAATTCTCAGTCACCACTACCTGGCTCAGGAGCGGCTCCAAAATGCCCAGGTACTCCTCCACCTGCTTGTCTTTCATCATGGCAATTACGCCGACCACTTGCTCAAAGTCGTAATTTTCCTCGATGGCATCGCGCAGGGACTGGGCAGCGTTCACATTGTGGCCACCATCGATGATAATCGTGGGCGAAGTGCGCACCTGTTCAATGCGGCCGGGGATGCGAACCTGGCTCAGGGCCTCGCCTACCAAATCCCCTTCCAGAGCACCGTTCACCGGGATGACCACCTCGGCTGCGGCTAGGGCGGCCAGGGCATTGTGAGCCTGGTGGACCCCGAACTTGTCGATGGGCACGTCCTCATAGGTACCGCCCGGAGTTCGCAGGGTGGCTACCTGTCCGCCTACTGCCGGTTGGCGGGCGACCACTTCCAGCTCCTGGCCGTCACGCCAGAGCGCCGCCGCCCCCTGCTCCCGGGCTGCTTGTTCAATAATCGGCATGACCTCGTCTTCGTGGGGCTGGGCACCCACAATCACCGTGGAACCGGGCTTAATAATGCCGGCTTTCTCAGTGGCAATTTGTTCTACCGTGTTGCCCAACCACTGCATGTGGTCCATATCAATCGGCCCGATAATAGCCGCGTCTGCATCGAGCACGTTCGTGGCATCCCAGAGGCCGCCCATGCCCACTTCCACCACGGCCACGTCCACGGGCGCGTCCGCAAAAGCCCAAATCGCCATGGCGGTCAGCACCTCGAAGAAGCTCATAGGCGCCTGACCCTGCTCAGCGGCTTGAGCATCGACAATAGCGATAAAATCCTTCATCTGCTCGTAGGCATCGATGAAGTTGTCGTCGGAGAGCTCCTGGCCGTCGATGGCAATGCGCTCATTGATCCGCTCCAAGTGCGGCGATGTGTACAGGCCCGTGCGCAGGCCGTAGGCCCGCAATATGGCTTCGGTCATCCGGGCGGTCGAACCCTTGCCGTTGGTGCCGGTGATGTGGACCACGCGGAAGGAGGACTCAGGGTGGCCCAGCAGGTCGAGAATGGCGTGCATGCGGTCCAAATTGAGGTTGGTGGACGTATGCTCCGTGGGCCGGGCCATAATTTCGCGCTCTACCTCGCGGATAGTACGGCCTTGCCTGTTGGGTTGCTCATATGACATAAAGAAACTCTTGCCTCCAGCTTGCACGCCTGAGCCCGTGCAGGGCGCACGGTTCTAGGACTGAGCTCTATTCTATGCGCTCCCCCTGCCAGAGCGTCCACCTATTGGCCGCAGGCTCAGCCAACTTCGCGCCAAGTCACTAGTATAGGAGTATCACCAGTATTGGTCAGCGCGGCCGGCGAGCAGGGCCAGCCATCGCGCACTCAAGGAGGCAAGAAATGGCAGAGAGCACCACGCCGAAGGAAGCGGACATCGACATCAACGAGCAGGACATGGCTGACCGGGTCAACAACCGCACCCTGCGGCCGAATTCCGCCACGTTTCAAGAGTTCATGACCCAGGGCTGGGGCGAGCAAGAGGCGAGCGTGGAACCGCTCGAATCCAGCAAGTACATCGGCGCTCGCCTGGCCAAGCTGGGCCAGCGCTTCCCCGGCGAACGCCTGATCATCCCCGCCGGCGACTACAAAACTCGCAACAACGACAACGATTACGCCTTCCGCCCCGACTCAGCCTTCGCCTATTACACGGGCTTAGGCGAGGACTTGGAGCCCGGCGCCATCTTGGTGCTCGATCCCGTCCAATCTGGCTCCCCGCAAGCCCAGAGCGGCCAGACCCACCAGGCGATGCTCTACGTGCACCCCCGCGCCGACCAGTCCACGCGCGACTACTATCGCTCCTCCCAGTATGGCGAATACTGGGTGGGTCCGCGCGCAGGTCTCAAGGAGCTCTCCATCATGACCGGACTGCCCACCCGCGACTCGGCCCTCTTTGACAAGGACATCGCCCAGGGCGTAGGCCCCGAAAACGAGGCCGTGCACTTGCGCGCCCTGCGCCATACGGACGAGGCCATTACGGCCCAGGTGGAGGCGGTTCGCAAGGAGCAGGGCCAGTGCAGCCCCGACCAGGGCGTCGCGCTCGACAACAAGTTCGAGGAGTTTGCCTCCGAAGCCCGCATGGAAAAGGACGCGTACGAGGTGGGCGAAATGCGCAAGGCTATCGCCGCCACCAAGGACGGGTTTGACAAGATTTTGAGCCGCCTGCCCGAAGTGGTCGGCCTCCCCCGCTCCGAGCGCATGTTGGAGGGCGCCTTTAACGCCAACGCCCGCGAAGAGGGCAACGACGTGGGCTACGGCTCTATCATCGCCTCGGGCACGCACGCCCCCATCCTCCACTGGATGCGCAACTCCGGCACCGTTGAGGAGGGCGACCTACTCTTAATTGACGCTGGCGTTGAGGTCAACTCCCTCTACACGGCCGACATTACCCGCACCTTCCCGGTGGGCGGCCACTTTAATCCCATCCAAAAGCAGATTTACGAGACCGTGCTCGAGGCCCAGCAGGCCGGCTTTGAGGCTGCCAAGCCCGGAGCTACCTATTCCGACATCCACCATGCGGTGATGCGAGTCTTGGCCACCCGCCTGCACGAGTGGGGCATTTTGAAGGTGTCTGTGGAGGAATCGCTCTCCCCGCAGGGTCAGCAGCATCGCCGTTGGCACGCCTGCGGCTGCGCCCACCACCTGGGGCTGGACGTACACGACTGCGCTGAGGCCCGCTACGAGTCCTACCAGGGTGCGGCCATTACTCCCGGCATGATTTTCACCATTGAGCCCGGCCTCTACTTCAAGGAGAACGACATGATGGTCCCCCCGGAGTTCCGTGGCATCGGCGTGCGCGTAGAAGACGACATACTGATGACCGAAAATGGCCCAGAATGGCTCTCCAAGCAGATTCCTAAGAGTGTGCAAGAGGTGGAAGCCTGGATGGCTGAGCGCGCCCACCAGGCCTGAAAATGGCAGAAACAGTAATCACAATAATCAACCAGTAGCAAGTAATTGAGGTAGCTTCCGGCGCATCGGCTGGCCCAGCTGAGCGGATATGCTGGAAGCTATCTCACTGCCACCAACAGCTGCGAAGGCGGGTACCTTGAGGCCCGCCGGTCAGCAGCAGAAAGCCATGAAGCATGACGACTCCGCAATTTATCCTTGACCTGCGCCAATCAGTAGGACATACCCTCCTCTGGCTCAACGGCATCACGGCCTACGTGGTCCGTGAAGATGGCCGCATCCTTCTGGGCCGCCGGTCCGACACCGGCGAGTGGGCCATGGTCTACGGCATCAACGAGCCCGGCGAAGAGCCCGCCGACACGACCGCCCGCGAAGTCAAAGAAGAGACCGGCGTGGATGTCATAGTCACCGACCTAGTTTCGATCAAGTCCTCAAACAAGCCGATTGTGTATGCTAACGGCGATCAGACCATGTACATGGATATGTCCTTCATCTGCAAGCCCGACCCGGCCGGCAACATCGAACCCTTCGTAGGCGACGACGAGAGCCTATCTGTGGGCTGGTTCGACCCCAGCAACCTCCCCCAGCCCCTAGCCGCTTCCACGCTCGAGCGCCTGGAACTCATCCATCAGTACCTGGCCAACGCCTCCCATGGCGACCGCCACGCCCTCTTCTTCGGCGGCCAGGGCAGCCAGGATGCCCCAAGCAGCCAAACTGCCTGAGAGCAGCAAAGACTCAGTAGCAGACGCTGAGCGAGCAGGACATGCGCAGTAAGGCTCGGTTGGCGGACTGCGGGTGGTGAGCGAGTAGCGGCAAGCTACGCACCGCTACTCGCAGCCCGAATCCAACTCGAACGTTTCTGAGCTATTCAACTGCCAGACTTCCGCGCCCGTCGGCGGTTTCGCTAGAAGCGATTGAGTATCTGTTTGAGCCCCCAGTAGGCTCCCCCCCCCATGCAGCAAGCCGCCACAGTGGCCGCCAAGAAAGCCGCCCAGAGGCATACAAAGAGCTGACCCATCACGTAGATGAGCGCCAAGTATGCCAAGGCAACGCCAATGGCCCAGGCCCACCGAGCGTGTGCAGACAAGAGAAAGCTCGAGACCGCGACCTTATAAATCACATACGATACAAGCAGCCAAGCCAGAAAGAGCATGGCGAGCCGGTTCCAGCTCTTGACGCGCCCTAGGCTGCCCAGATAGCCGGCCCCAGGCAAGAGCTGCACCAACCACACCGACAGGGCGTAAGGCAGGAATCCAGCGAACAGAACGTTGGCCAACAATTCCAAAAGCTGGTAGAAAAAGTGGGCCCAGGTGCCTTCCCCGAAGTCCTCAACCTTGTCCGCTGGCTCCGGCAGCACCCGATATTCGAGGCTCTTGTTTCGCTCAGATTGCTCGCGTTTCTTGCGCTCCACTTCAGCTGGATCGTCAGGCTTAATGGCCTCCAAAAAGTCAAGCCTCTGCTCGCTCAAGCTCTTGTCGCCTTTGCCAGCCACCTGTTCCGCCTTTCACTTGGATCCCCTGAGTACCTATTCTATCGGCATCGCAATCTGCACGCATGCTACGCCTGCACTCAGAGCAGCCAGCACAGATGATAGAGAAGGCACCGCATTCAGCCACCATTCACACGTCATCAACCATACAAAAGACATACAACAGCATGTAAAACGAGTGCGTACAGACAGCTCTTGCCAGCGCCTGTACGCACTCGTTTGTGCATTTGCCTATTTGGCTTGGGGCAGGAGGCGGAGGGTATAGGTGAACTCGGGGATGTCCAGGCGGTAGGGCTCGGCTAGGGCGGGGCCGCAGGAGTTGGAGCCTAGGCCGGATTGGGCGTAGTCCAGGCACAGGACTGTGGACTCGGATTCGTCCAGCTCGTGGTTGTGGCCCTTGTCGGTCAGCTCCTCCTGGGTGTACGGGGAGAGGTTGAAGGAGAAGGGCGTTTCCGAAAGGGCCAGGATGGCGATGCTCTGGCTCTCCACGTTCACGTAGTCGCAGGACCAGTGGGAGCCGCTCTCCTGGGGCTTCAGGTAGGGCTCGAAGAGGCCATGGGCGCTGGAGGCAAAGACCCCGTAATGGGTGGCCTGGTGCTTGTCCACATAGGACTCAGTGGGACCGTAGCCGCAGTATGTGGCCTGATCCATAGCCTTGGGCAGGAAGAGGCGAAGTCCGAAGCGGGGCAGGAAGGGAAAGGCCGGGTCGCGCTTGACGTCCATCTTGAGGCTCAGAGCACCTTGAGCGGTGATGGTCCAAAGGGCGCGCATCTTGGCGATGGGCTGGATGACCTTGGAGACCAGGGCCAGGTCGGCGGTGATGGTGACGGTGCCGGTGGACTGGTCCACGCTGTACTCGCTGGAGTAGGCGCGGGTGTAAGTGTGGTCGTAGTGGGCGCGGCGCCATTCCTGCTTGATATTCATGTCGTTGTCGGTGGGAGCCCGCCAGACGTTAACTTCCATGGGCTGGTCCAGCAGGGGGCGGCTGGCGTACACCAGCGAGTCGAAGAGGCCGGAATTCTTGTTGAAAGCGTAGCGCCAGTCCTCCCCTTCGATTGCTATTTGCGAGGAGGTCTCCCCTATGGTGGGTACGCCTTCGCTGGTCAGCCGCTGGCTGGAGTGGCGGCCCATGAGCTGGTCTGGCTGGGCTGGGCTCAGGGGCTCGAAGCGGTCCATCAGGGCGGAAACCACGCTGTTAGCGCGGTCTTGCACGGCTATGTCTACCTGGTCGAAGCCCAGGTCAAATCCTGCTGGCAGAGGGCTGCTGGCTTCCTTAAGGCGGTATGTCACCAGGAGGGTGACTTTGCCCTGTGCTGGTAGGTCCAGCTGGGGCAGGGTCACTTGTCCCTCGCCGTGGGCGGGGATGGAGGGCACGGGTCCGCAGTCGATAGCGTCGAGGAGGGGGTCTTCCAAGCTGCTGCTGGCTGGGTTGTGGGTCTCGTCGCCGCCGAAGTAGCCACGCTCGAAGGGCTCGCCGTCGCGCAGGAGGGTCCAGGAGATGGTCAGGTAGTCGGCCAAATCTAGGAAGTCCATGTAGTTGTAGAGGGTGAGCGTGCAGCTGGGCTGATCAAAGTCCACTACGCGCGCTGGGCGGAAGACGTTTTTGAACTCCTTCAAGCCAGTGTGGGGCCTGCGGTCGGGGTATACCAGGCCGTCCATGCAGAAGTTGCCGTCGTCCGGGTATTCGCCATGGTCGCCGCCATAGAGGTAGACCTTGCGGCCGTCGATAGTGCGACCCTGGTCGATGGCGTGGTCGCACCACTCCCAGACGCAGCCGCCCAGGAGGCCGGGGAAGCGCTGGAAAGTCTCAAAATATTCTTCCAGATCGCCCGGCCCGTTGCCCATGGCGTGAGAGTATTCACATAGGAAGTAGGGGCGCCTGCCCTGGTCGCCGTCGTCGCCGTGGGGGGTCACGCCGTGGGGGCCTTCGGGGGTGAAGTAGGCGGCGATGTCCTTGGTGGAGGGGTACATGCGCGAGTAGATGTCCAGGTTGGAGTAGTCCAGGTTGGCGCGCGGGGAGCCGTGGATGGCGGACTCGTAGTGGGTAAGCCTTGAGGGGTCGCGCTGCTTGGTCCAGGCTAGGGCCGCTTCGAATCCGCAGCCGTAGCCGGACTCGTTGCCCATGGACCAACTGATGACGCTGGCGTGGTTTTTGTCGCGCTCAACGCTGCGCTGGACGCGGTCGACGATGGAGTCTTCAAAGGCGGGATCGTCGGAGATTTTTCCGTTCCAGCACTGGGGGTCTTCGCGGGGCTTATCTTCGTAGAGCGCATCTATGCCGTGTGTTTCGATGTCAGCTTCGGCGATGACGTAGAAGCCGAGCTGATCGAAGAGGGCATAGAAGTGGGGCGCGTTCGGGTAGTGGGAGGTGCGGATGGCGTTGACGTTGTGCTCTTTCATGAGCTGCAAGTCGCGCATCATCTGCGCTTGGCTGATGGTGAAGCCGGTGACGGGGTCGGAGTCGTGGCGGTTGACGCCGTGAATTTTGATGGGCTGGCCGTTGACCTTGACCACGTTGCCATCCACGCTCACCTGGCGGATGCCAATGTAATCAGTGATGACTTCGGCTGGGACCTGCTGGCTGCCTGCGGTGCCCTCCTCCCCCAGACTGGAGAGTTCGAGCCGGTAGAGATTAGGCTCTTCGGCGTTCCACAGGAGCGGATCGCTTAGACTGAGCTCAATGCTCCCCTGCCTGCCGTCTGCGCTGGCTGCGGCCTGCGCCAGAACTTGCCCAAAGTCGTCGAGAATCTTGGCCTGCACTGGGCACGGCTGGGCCGTACTGCGCTGGTCTGCTGCCTGGCCAACGATCTCAGGGTCTGTGTCCGCTGGGCGGACGGCTCCCAGGAAGTCCAGGTCGATGCGAATGCGGGCCGAATGCTGGTCTTCGCTCAGGCTGGTGTGGACGAAGTAGTCACGGATGGCTG
This window of the Bombiscardovia nodaiensis genome carries:
- a CDS encoding aspartate racemase, with translation MKNFFAIIGGMGTLATESFVRTMDQATGADKDQAFLSYVVLNDADVPDRTAYINDHSQADPYPFLASDVEQASQMGASFIVMACNTAHYFYDQLQALTAVPILHMPRTAIEWASKHYPAQSHPRMGYMGTEGVRNAGTYRTLAQEAGYELVEPEQLMQDRVNALIYEDVKTGRLDRARYESVVQELLTDYDCDAVLLGCTELSVLNEAFPLPGLPIVDAQAATVERVVEVAKVEQGK
- the folC gene encoding dihydrofolate synthase; its protein translation is MSYEQPNRQGRTIREVEREIMARPTEHTSTNLNLDRMHAILDLLGHPESSFRVVHITGTNGKGSTARMTEAILRAYGLRTGLYTSPHLERINERIAIDGQELSDDNFIDAYEQMKDFIAIVDAQAAEQGQAPMSFFEVLTAMAIWAFADAPVDVAVVEVGMGGLWDATNVLDADAAIIGPIDMDHMQWLGNTVEQIATEKAGIIKPGSTVIVGAQPHEDEVMPIIEQAAREQGAAALWRDGQELEVVARQPAVGGQVATLRTPGGTYEDVPIDKFGVHQAHNALAALAAAEVVIPVNGALEGDLVGEALSQVRIPGRIEQVRTSPTIIIDGGHNVNAAQSLRDAIEENYDFEQVVGVIAMMKDKQVEEYLGILEPLLSQVVVTENSWRERVMPADELEAIAQKVFGPERVFREKSLPDAIQTAVDMVDAQDELGVGYGHGVLICGSFVTAGDARALLKERPNPDLAKPKAERV
- the smc gene encoding chromosome partition protein Smc, yielding MYLKELTLRGFKSFASATTLRFEPGITAVVGPNGSGKSNIVDALAWVMGEQGAKALRGSSMEDVIFAGTSSRPPLGRAQVSLTIDNTDRVLDIDYTEVTITRTIFRNGGSEYAINGSACRLLDIQELLSDTGLGQQMHVIVGQGRLDAILHADPSGHRAFIEEAAGILKHRKRKERALRKLGNTETNLSRLDDLLGEIHRQLGPLGRQARVSRRADGIEVTLRDAQARIYADDALQAQRSLDSTRQQLGELRGQLTDRQRALAQVKMRIEQVEALSQESNPQMTRINQTWHDLTQLQERYQALSSLADERLRSLRSQMEQTHAGPDPELLSKRADELEAQQQAQAGLVDEARLALDAATEERASQEKQLAAARQTLTELQQTARRRDAQLSSLQGLVTKEESALELAQERLADAERNQAATAQQLKEAQAQETQLADDDQSDQEADLREAQEAAEQARAQARDEVNRLEEERRQLNSQMIALQAKADALSDTLQARTAMGQLAQDQSVHLLGRLADFIQVEEGWEEAVAHALADYSGALVVADAQDLQTALSKAHEEQLGKAALLQPLAGAELGQEEAAARDSLAQSSQENTSSQPVRSAASLISARADAPDSDQAQGVLQSTRLLLAHTAAVENSQQAQELMAQARQAGPAATWDQAITRQTDVFTLAGAVGGSGPATSDLALVARRDKAQLQAQALDGQLKGQQVELDQAQEALQEANSALETAKAGVTEFRIKAEQSKKTLLAAQAQTRQLQSKLESASQRISQLKDDVDSHQAKVDDVRQALQQAQESDSQHIDIDGLTQRAHSLEQALDQARSAETRAQITWNDTQQKAQSLLRQAQLLRSQAQEALERRERQAQANREREASIEHVEGIQDSAQGLLKLIARSLEQTVSERDRLQSQLTSHDSELKDLRTQRSELEPQVEGLQGQVHQLDVDRERLATQAGQVSQKISDSLGMTMEEAIRDYGPDQLVPVLDETGAPVPVEGAELAGQATDEDAVEGPGDDALDGVEHTESGQISSQVQAGADPTTDADREGAQRYQSVPYVREEQIKRLAKAQRDLAALGKVNPLAAEEYESLKTRNQYLNDQRQDVVQSRDDLMNLVKDLDQTMVDVFKSAFDDTAAAFEQMFATLFPGGRGRLRLENPDDLLTTGVLVEASPAGKKVKQLSLLSGGERSLTALALLFAIFTARPSPFYVMDEVEAALDDVNLSRLLNAFNQLREHAQLIIITHQQRTMSIADALYGVTMRADGVTAVISQKLAQGQEEGLGSSE
- a CDS encoding ADP-ribose pyrophosphatase encodes the protein MTTPQFILDLRQSVGHTLLWLNGITAYVVREDGRILLGRRSDTGEWAMVYGINEPGEEPADTTAREVKEETGVDVIVTDLVSIKSSNKPIVYANGDQTMYMDMSFICKPDPAGNIEPFVGDDESLSVGWFDPSNLPQPLAASTLERLELIHQYLANASHGDRHALFFGGQGSQDAPSSQTA
- the pepP gene encoding Xaa-Pro aminopeptidase, whose protein sequence is MAESTTPKEADIDINEQDMADRVNNRTLRPNSATFQEFMTQGWGEQEASVEPLESSKYIGARLAKLGQRFPGERLIIPAGDYKTRNNDNDYAFRPDSAFAYYTGLGEDLEPGAILVLDPVQSGSPQAQSGQTHQAMLYVHPRADQSTRDYYRSSQYGEYWVGPRAGLKELSIMTGLPTRDSALFDKDIAQGVGPENEAVHLRALRHTDEAITAQVEAVRKEQGQCSPDQGVALDNKFEEFASEARMEKDAYEVGEMRKAIAATKDGFDKILSRLPEVVGLPRSERMLEGAFNANAREEGNDVGYGSIIASGTHAPILHWMRNSGTVEEGDLLLIDAGVEVNSLYTADITRTFPVGGHFNPIQKQIYETVLEAQQAGFEAAKPGATYSDIHHAVMRVLATRLHEWGILKVSVEESLSPQGQQHRRWHACGCAHHLGLDVHDCAEARYESYQGAAITPGMIFTIEPGLYFKENDMMVPPEFRGIGVRVEDDILMTENGPEWLSKQIPKSVQEVEAWMAERAHQA